In Desertibacillus haloalkaliphilus, a single genomic region encodes these proteins:
- a CDS encoding response regulator transcription factor, which yields MSKVLIADDDVNVREIIRIYFEEQNIELIEAPNGKAAVSLVDSESPDLLILDIMMPELDGYDVCREVRKHSNVPIIMLTAKTEEFDRILGLELGADDYVTKPFSPRELVARIKAIFRRMDSVAESSKNSRDTKAFTYEFGELKIDINRREVLVRGEVINFRPREFDLLVHMAKSPGSVYTREQLLEQVWGYDYIGDIRTVDVHVKKIREKLKRNFIQTVWGIGYKFEVET from the coding sequence ATGTCCAAAGTACTCATCGCGGATGATGATGTTAATGTTCGTGAAATTATTCGGATTTATTTTGAGGAACAAAATATAGAATTAATTGAAGCTCCTAATGGGAAAGCAGCCGTAAGTTTAGTTGATAGCGAATCTCCGGATTTATTAATCTTGGATATTATGATGCCGGAATTGGACGGTTATGATGTATGTCGAGAAGTTCGTAAGCACTCGAATGTACCAATTATCATGCTAACTGCTAAAACAGAAGAATTTGATCGCATATTAGGGTTAGAGCTCGGTGCTGACGATTATGTTACGAAACCCTTTAGTCCAAGAGAATTAGTTGCTCGTATTAAAGCCATTTTTCGACGAATGGACTCGGTTGCAGAAAGCAGTAAAAATAGTCGTGATACTAAAGCTTTCACCTATGAATTTGGAGAATTAAAGATTGATATTAATCGTCGGGAAGTATTAGTTCGAGGAGAGGTTATTAATTTTCGTCCAAGGGAATTTGACTTACTCGTACACATGGCAAAATCGCCCGGTAGTGTTTATACACGAGAACAGCTCTTAGAGCAGGTTTGGGGATATGATTATATAGGTGATATTCGTACAGTTGATGTTCATGTTAAGAAAATACGCGAGAAATTAAAAAGAAATTTCATTCAAACCGTGTGGGGGATTGGATATAAATTTGAGGTAGAGACATGA